In the Tenuifilum sp. 4138str genome, TAAAGTGGGCCAGCCTGAAGCGATGCCAAAAGAATAACCAGGAGCGTTCCCTTCCAACCCGAGTCCTCTCCAATATGTTTTTCTATTTTTTCTCTGGGCACCCAAACATCAAAAAGTCCTATAAGAATGAACATCAATGGAAGGAAGAGTATCATCTCCTTAAAAAACATCCAGAAATTTAAGGCAATTTGTTCCCCTGCTCTATTGTCATACAAATATGAAAATCCTATAAATAATAGGAAGAGAATAGGGAGGAAGTATT is a window encoding:
- a CDS encoding permease; this translates as MKNIKKYFLPILFLLFIGFSYLYDNRAGEQIALNFWMFFKEMILFLPLMFILIGLFDVWVPREKIEKHIGEDSGWKGTLLVILLASLQAGPLYGAFPFAYLLWIKGCNIRNIFIYLGAYSTIKIPMITFEIGFLGLKFSLLRTLITLPIFILIGFAMEKYLKGKKFEVKQP